The following are encoded in a window of Paenibacillus polymyxa genomic DNA:
- the fabD gene encoding ACP S-malonyltransferase, producing the protein MIAYLFPGQGAQAKGMGVELFDEFQELVAKADAILGYSIKKLCLEDPANQLGQTDFTQPALFVVNALSYLNTLKETGRKPDYVAGHSLGEYNALFAAEAFDFETGLKLVKKRGELMVKATGGGMAAVIGLKEEVFREVIEKNNLREIDVANFNSPSQIVISGPKEMIERAQPIFEDAGATNYVILNVSGAFHSRYLEDARQRFEAYASQFEFSKLKIPVISNIYARPYRQQDVRSTLINQIVSPVKWSESIRYLMGKNVTQFIQVGPGKVITGLVNAIQREAEPLIVREDEERSEQVQEVKSKNSISGQRFTAESLGHSEFKQYYGLKYAYLMGSMYKGISSKEMVVKAGKAGMMGFFGAGGVKIGALEEAIKYIQKELNQGEAYGMNLIHVPDHLEIENNIVDLYIKYGVRTIEASAFMSITPSLVRYRLKGLKRDEKGIVTPQNRIIAKVSRPEVVEAFLSPSPQNIVNKLLEENRISRDEARMAMEIPMVDDLCVEADSGGHTDHAVAYVLVPLMLKMRDEALLKYKYNKSIRVGAAGGIGTPQAAAAAFILGADFIMTGSINQCTVEAGTSDDVKDLLQQLNIQDTDYAPAGDMFEIGAKIQVMKKGVFFPARANKLYDLYRNYNSIDEIDSGTKKYIEEKYFKKSIEQVYEDIKAYYPAEIIEKAERIPKRKMALIFRWYFTYSTRLAMNGDKHSKVDYQVHCGPALGAFNQWVKGTVFENWKNRHVDEIGQKIMVETAEYLNERYKALTIM; encoded by the coding sequence ATGATCGCATATCTGTTCCCTGGACAAGGGGCTCAAGCCAAAGGCATGGGAGTAGAACTATTTGACGAATTTCAGGAATTGGTTGCAAAAGCGGATGCTATTCTTGGTTATTCTATTAAAAAACTGTGTCTTGAAGATCCTGCCAATCAACTAGGACAAACGGATTTTACCCAACCGGCGCTATTTGTCGTAAACGCTTTGAGTTATCTTAATACATTAAAAGAGACTGGAAGAAAACCCGATTATGTTGCAGGACATAGCCTGGGTGAATACAATGCCTTATTTGCCGCAGAGGCATTTGACTTTGAAACGGGCTTGAAGCTGGTTAAAAAAAGAGGAGAGCTGATGGTCAAGGCTACCGGTGGTGGTATGGCAGCGGTCATAGGCTTGAAGGAGGAAGTATTTAGAGAAGTTATCGAGAAAAATAATTTAAGGGAGATTGATGTTGCCAATTTTAATTCGCCAAGTCAGATTGTCATCTCAGGACCGAAGGAAATGATTGAACGGGCGCAGCCAATTTTTGAGGATGCAGGAGCCACAAACTATGTGATTTTAAATGTAAGCGGAGCATTTCACTCTAGGTATTTGGAAGATGCCAGACAGAGATTTGAGGCCTATGCGTCACAGTTCGAATTCTCAAAATTAAAAATACCAGTCATTTCAAATATCTATGCCAGACCCTACAGGCAGCAAGATGTAAGAAGTACGCTGATCAACCAGATCGTAAGTCCGGTCAAATGGTCGGAAAGTATAAGATATCTAATGGGTAAAAATGTAACCCAATTCATCCAGGTTGGACCTGGAAAAGTCATAACAGGGTTGGTTAATGCAATACAACGAGAAGCAGAACCGCTGATTGTGAGGGAGGATGAAGAACGTAGCGAGCAGGTACAGGAAGTAAAGTCGAAGAATAGTATATCCGGCCAACGATTTACGGCAGAGTCTCTTGGTCATAGCGAATTCAAACAATATTATGGACTTAAATACGCGTATCTTATGGGTTCGATGTATAAGGGAATATCTTCAAAAGAGATGGTCGTAAAGGCAGGTAAGGCAGGAATGATGGGATTCTTTGGGGCAGGGGGAGTCAAGATTGGGGCCCTTGAAGAAGCTATAAAGTATATTCAGAAAGAATTGAACCAAGGCGAAGCCTATGGAATGAATCTTATTCATGTTCCCGATCACCTGGAAATAGAAAATAACATCGTTGATTTATACATAAAATACGGTGTTAGAACTATTGAAGCCTCTGCGTTTATGAGTATAACGCCTTCTTTGGTAAGGTACAGATTGAAAGGTTTAAAACGAGATGAAAAGGGGATCGTAACACCGCAGAACAGGATTATAGCGAAAGTATCAAGACCCGAGGTTGTGGAGGCATTCTTGAGTCCTTCGCCTCAGAATATCGTAAATAAACTGCTAGAGGAAAATAGGATAAGCCGGGATGAGGCCCGGATGGCGATGGAAATTCCTATGGTAGACGATCTGTGCGTCGAGGCTGATTCAGGCGGGCATACGGATCATGCGGTTGCATATGTACTGGTTCCGTTAATGCTTAAAATGAGGGATGAAGCGTTACTTAAGTATAAATACAATAAAAGTATAAGGGTAGGGGCAGCCGGGGGGATAGGGACTCCACAAGCAGCTGCGGCAGCGTTTATACTGGGTGCGGATTTTATCATGACAGGATCAATCAACCAATGTACGGTTGAAGCAGGGACAAGTGATGATGTAAAAGATTTGCTCCAGCAGTTAAATATACAGGATACAGACTACGCTCCCGCAGGGGATATGTTTGAAATAGGAGCGAAAATTCAGGTTATGAAAAAAGGAGTTTTTTTCCCGGCCAGGGCGAATAAATTATATGATCTTTACCGTAATTATAACTCCATAGATGAAATTGATAGCGGAACCAAAAAATATATTGAAGAAAAGTATTTTAAGAAGAGTATTGAACAAGTATATGAAGATATTAAAGCTTATTACCCGGCTGAGATCATTGAAAAAGCTGAAAGGATTCCTAAACGTAAGATGGCGTTGATATTTAGATGGTACTTTACTTATTCTACACGACTTGCAATGAATGGAGACAAACACAGTAAGGTTGATTATCAAGTACACTGCGGACCAGCCCTTGGCGCTTTTAACCAATGGGTCAAGGGAACAGTCTTTGAGAATTGGAAGAACAGGCATGTTGATGAAATAGGACAAAAAATAATGGTTGAAACTGCGGAATACCTGAATGAAAGGTATAAAGCTTTAACGATAATGTGA
- a CDS encoding acyltransferase domain-containing protein: MDRSVIFMFSGQGSQYYGMGRELYRLNSVFRKWMTKLDEIHTDITGRSVLKMLYDDNRGRGDVFDSLLYTHPAIFMVEYALTQVLLEKGIYPDYVLGSSLGEFASVAVAGCMSYEDTLQSLVKQAQMVENYCPKGGMLAVIGDLSLYDQISVLNANSELASINYDSHFVISGRCEELEKIERYLIANEIICQRLPVQFAFHSSLMDPIALEYTAFLKLKTLRNPTINLVSSMYGGKATSLDNRFLWDVARKPIRFRNALKCLGDGDGIIYIDLGPSGTLANFVKYNFGSKKMASICSILSPFQNDMKNLDRLFEIFD, encoded by the coding sequence ATGGACAGATCTGTGATTTTTATGTTTTCAGGCCAAGGCTCACAATACTACGGCATGGGAAGAGAATTATATAGGTTAAATTCAGTTTTTCGGAAATGGATGACCAAGCTGGATGAGATTCATACGGATATTACAGGCAGGTCCGTATTAAAAATGCTGTACGACGACAACCGTGGGAGGGGGGACGTGTTTGATAGCCTCTTATATACTCACCCTGCAATTTTCATGGTGGAGTATGCCCTCACACAGGTATTACTGGAAAAGGGGATTTATCCTGATTATGTTTTGGGTTCCAGCCTCGGTGAGTTTGCATCTGTTGCTGTGGCTGGCTGTATGAGTTATGAAGATACTCTTCAAAGCCTTGTCAAGCAAGCACAAATGGTAGAAAACTACTGTCCAAAGGGTGGCATGCTGGCCGTAATTGGCGACCTCAGTCTGTATGACCAAATATCCGTATTGAATGCCAACTCAGAGTTAGCATCAATCAATTATGACTCGCATTTTGTCATTTCGGGCAGATGTGAGGAACTGGAAAAAATTGAACGCTACTTGATAGCTAATGAGATTATTTGTCAAAGACTGCCGGTCCAGTTTGCTTTTCACTCTTCCTTAATGGACCCTATAGCCTTGGAATATACAGCGTTTTTAAAGCTTAAAACTCTAAGGAATCCGACCATAAATTTGGTCTCATCTATGTACGGAGGCAAGGCAACATCCCTTGACAACCGTTTTCTTTGGGATGTTGCTAGAAAACCTATCCGTTTTCGGAACGCTTTAAAATGTCTGGGAGACGGGGACGGGATTATCTATATTGACCTTGGACCCTCAGGCACTCTTGCTAATTTTGTGAAGTACAATTTTGGTAGCAAGAAAATGGCAAGTATTTGTTCTATTCTTTCGCCTTTTCAAAACGATATGAAAAATTTGGATCGTCTATTTGAAATATTCGACTAA
- a CDS encoding SDR family NAD(P)-dependent oxidoreductase: MREFKDKIAVVTGAASGIGRAIADRCVNEGMKVVLADIEEEALLRAEKQLKDMGAETLSVVTDISKEADIRALAQKTVQTFGAVHLLFNNAGVDAGTGCLLWENTVADWQWVINVNIWGILFATEVFVPIMLKQKTACHIVNTASIAGLLSGPGNGIYSASKHAVLSLSETLHQELRLIGSNVGVSVVCPGFVRTQIMDAERNRPTELSKQTGLGNLPPERQVINQLARKAVQNGILPEDVANQMFEGIKKGQLYIITEPKFKPAIRQHMENVLNESNPTPSQMQLVRNLL; the protein is encoded by the coding sequence ATGAGGGAATTTAAAGATAAGATAGCCGTAGTTACAGGAGCTGCCAGTGGGATTGGCCGCGCTATTGCGGACCGATGTGTAAATGAGGGCATGAAGGTCGTCCTCGCGGACATTGAGGAGGAGGCCCTTCTAAGGGCCGAAAAACAATTGAAAGACATGGGCGCAGAAACGTTATCCGTTGTGACGGATATTTCCAAAGAAGCTGATATACGTGCATTAGCGCAAAAAACGGTTCAGACATTTGGAGCTGTGCATCTTTTGTTCAACAATGCAGGGGTGGACGCCGGCACGGGCTGCTTATTGTGGGAAAATACGGTGGCAGATTGGCAGTGGGTAATAAACGTAAACATATGGGGGATTCTCTTTGCAACTGAAGTTTTTGTTCCTATTATGCTGAAACAGAAAACCGCATGTCATATTGTGAATACAGCATCCATCGCCGGACTATTGTCCGGCCCCGGTAATGGAATATATAGCGCGTCAAAACATGCCGTTTTAAGCTTGTCTGAAACGCTACACCAAGAACTCAGATTGATAGGTTCCAATGTAGGAGTTTCAGTTGTCTGCCCTGGGTTCGTACGTACCCAAATTATGGATGCGGAACGGAACCGACCGACGGAGCTGAGTAAGCAGACCGGACTAGGAAATCTTCCCCCGGAAAGACAAGTCATTAATCAATTGGCCCGTAAGGCTGTCCAGAATGGAATACTTCCAGAGGATGTAGCAAATCAGATGTTTGAGGGAATCAAAAAAGGGCAGCTATATATCATAACAGAGCCGAAATTCAAACCTGCAATAAGACAACATATGGAGAATGTTCTTAACGAAAGCAATCCTACACCTTCCCAAATGCAATTAGTTCGCAATTTACTGTGA